A DNA window from Salvelinus sp. IW2-2015 linkage group LG4q.1:29, ASM291031v2, whole genome shotgun sequence contains the following coding sequences:
- the LOC111962042 gene encoding beta-crystallin A3 has product MALTKPVNPMPMGPWKITVYDQEYFQGKRVEFTACCQNIMECGMENIRSLKVECGAWVGYEHSSFSGQQFVLEKGDYPRFEAYSGSNSYRIERMISFRPICSASHKESHITIYEKENMIGRQFEMRDDYPSLQAMGWFNNEVGSMHIQSGAFVCYQFPGYRGHQYIMECDCHGGEYKCYREFGSHAQTPQIQSIRRIQH; this is encoded by the exons ATGGCTCTGACCAAACCTGTGAACCCCATGCCCATGGGCCCATGGAAGATCACTGTGTACGACCAGGAGTACTTTCAGGGGAAGCGTGTGGAGTTCACCGCCTGCTGCCAGAACATCATGGAGTGTGGCATGGAGAACATCCGATCCCTGAAGGTCGAGTGTGGAGC ttGGGTGGGTTATGAGCACTCCAGTTTCAGTGGCCAGCAGTTTGTCCTGGAGAAGGGAGACTACCCCCGTTTCGAGGCCTACAGCGGCAGCAACTCCTACCGCATCGAGAGGATGATCTCCTTCAGACCCATCTGCTCCGCT AGCCACAAGGAGTCCCACATAACCATCTATGAGAAGGAGAACATGATTGGTCGCCAGTTTGAGATGCGTGATGACTACCCCTCCCTGCAGGCCATGGGCTGGTTCAACAACGAGGTTGGATCCATGCACATCCAGAGCGGAGC CTTCGTGTGCTACCAGTTCCCCGGCTACCGTGGCCACCAGTACATCATGGAGTGTGACTGCCACGGAGGAGAGTACAAGTGTTACCGTGAGTTTGGCTCCCACGCCCAGACCCCTCAGATCCAGTCCATCAGGAGGATTCAGCACTGA